One window of uncultured Trichococcus sp. genomic DNA carries:
- a CDS encoding Fic family protein, which produces MRKFDYSIIPDELMNHEIMNLISAIHEYKGKQELFIEAKSDVLESMIEIAKIQSTGASNRIEGIYTSDERLDALVKEKAEPRNRSEREIAGYREVLGLIHESYDYIVPRANVILQLHRDLYHFSPLSHGGNFKGSDNVITETDASGQKKVRFQPMSAFETPDGIDRLTDTFIEAINTEKYDPLLLIPMFILDFLCIHPFSDGNGRMSRLLTLLLLYRSGYIVGKYISIEMIIEKTKETYYEVLKDSSTDWYEEKNNYLPFVKYYLEVILSASKEFSARVELMQNRSLSKPERIRSLFDNTLEKLSKRMILEKCPDISKATVEITLATLLKEGYIIKIGAGKNTAYIRNTEYQNDSRD; this is translated from the coding sequence ATGCGAAAATTTGATTATTCAATAATCCCGGATGAATTGATGAATCATGAAATTATGAATCTGATTTCTGCGATTCACGAGTATAAAGGAAAACAAGAGCTATTTATTGAGGCAAAGTCGGATGTTTTAGAGTCAATGATTGAAATAGCAAAAATCCAAAGCACTGGAGCATCCAATAGGATTGAGGGTATCTATACATCTGATGAACGTTTGGATGCGTTGGTAAAGGAAAAAGCGGAGCCGCGTAACCGATCAGAGAGAGAAATTGCTGGTTATCGTGAAGTACTGGGTCTGATTCATGAAAGCTACGATTACATAGTTCCACGTGCTAATGTTATCTTACAGCTGCATAGAGACCTTTACCATTTCAGTCCACTATCTCACGGTGGTAATTTCAAAGGGTCGGATAATGTCATTACTGAAACAGATGCTAGCGGACAAAAAAAAGTTCGCTTTCAGCCCATGTCAGCATTTGAAACCCCAGATGGAATAGACCGACTCACTGATACGTTCATCGAAGCGATCAACACTGAAAAATATGATCCCTTACTGCTGATTCCGATGTTCATCTTGGATTTTCTTTGCATTCACCCATTCAGCGATGGCAATGGACGAATGAGCCGCCTATTGACATTGTTGCTCTTATACAGGTCCGGATATATTGTAGGGAAGTATATCAGTATAGAAATGATAATCGAAAAAACAAAGGAAACGTACTATGAGGTTTTAAAAGACAGCTCAACGGATTGGTATGAAGAAAAGAACAATTATTTACCATTTGTTAAGTATTACCTCGAGGTTATTTTAAGTGCCTCTAAAGAATTTTCGGCTCGTGTGGAGTTGATGCAAAATCGCAGCCTTTCCAAACCGGAACGCATCCGTTCGCTGTTTGATAATACACTTGAGAAGCTTTCAAAACGCATGATTTTAGAAAAATGCCCAGACATCAGCAAGGCTACAGTAGAAATAACGTTGGCTACTCTGTTGAAAGAGGGCTACATCATTAAGATAGGTGCGGGTAAAAATACAGCCTATATCCGTAATACGGAATATCAAAATGATAGTAGGGATTGA
- a CDS encoding Fic family protein, translated as MVYISTKEASNNWDISERRIRGLCQEGRIEGAVKIGRNWAIPVDAHKPVDARQSEQKKYLGLGYDFSQIDTAMDTINRHRPFSKGLADSLHEKLIVEWTYNSNAIEGNTLTMSETKVVLEGITIGGKSLVEHLEIINHRDAILFIEQLVSEKEPLSEWNIKNIHALVLKQIDNQNAGKYRSENVVISGAKHIPPKHYQISEYMQKLIAEYHNDWLGYHPVVRATLLHGEFVKIHPFIDGNGRTSRLLLNFELMKAGYPPIIIKNENRADYYKVLDHAHMTMDYGPFIKLVAELVIESEKLWLMVLE; from the coding sequence ATGGTATACATCAGCACAAAAGAAGCAAGCAATAATTGGGACATAAGCGAACGCAGGATTCGGGGCCTTTGCCAAGAAGGTAGGATTGAAGGGGCAGTCAAAATCGGTCGTAACTGGGCGATCCCTGTTGATGCGCACAAACCTGTGGATGCAAGGCAAAGTGAACAAAAAAAGTATCTCGGCTTGGGATACGATTTCAGTCAAATCGATACGGCGATGGATACCATCAATAGACACAGACCGTTTTCGAAGGGATTGGCCGACTCCCTCCATGAAAAACTGATCGTTGAGTGGACGTACAATAGCAATGCGATTGAAGGGAACACACTGACCATGTCAGAAACGAAAGTCGTTCTCGAAGGGATAACGATAGGCGGAAAAAGCCTGGTCGAACATCTGGAAATCATCAATCACCGCGACGCCATTCTTTTCATCGAACAACTTGTTTCTGAAAAAGAACCGCTCTCCGAATGGAACATCAAGAACATCCATGCACTGGTTCTGAAGCAAATTGATAATCAAAATGCGGGGAAATATCGGAGCGAGAATGTGGTAATCAGTGGTGCAAAGCATATTCCGCCGAAACATTATCAAATAAGCGAATATATGCAAAAATTGATTGCCGAATATCATAACGACTGGCTTGGGTATCACCCCGTTGTGCGGGCGACTTTACTGCATGGCGAATTCGTGAAAATTCACCCGTTCATTGACGGAAACGGTAGGACATCACGGCTGTTGTTGAACTTTGAACTCATGAAAGCCGGATATCCACCAATCATCATCAAAAACGAAAACCGTGCTGACTATTATAAGGTGCTTGATCATGCCCACATGACCATGGATTACGGACCTTTCATAAAATTGGTAGCGGAACTCGTGATTGAGTCAGAAAAATTGTGGTTAATGGTTCTGGAATGA
- a CDS encoding DUF5050 domain-containing protein, whose product MGKVELFLLPVIKRIVFFFVPLWLLLFVVYELIFDLDMGNAWHSLTFYVSLISLTNFGGYRHKMMEEPIPDFEMIETYSSARWKTISNTDQTFVFRPRFDFPYNLMSGETVKVDRVDGKVKVEGPAYYVDSWVRDYKGKRNPIRNRFALVVIPAMVIVLLLAPILYGTGVIADWKIMYHNHRARDVDRIVIADAAASGNTENNSINDGFAVTYADRIFLVRDNLDLVSISDDFQEQNYLIDKTSGSGISRLNIVESWIFYTEGKNLNRMRLDGTEKETIYKAGYLLDVHVIGNDIYFISFMDRFAVHRMDVNGQNLERFIDKDVIDIAIIEGRLFYSYEEDGTGALESVDLDGKNRKLELEKPIQDLVYAGDTFYFLGFDDNKLYSYSGEAGTAPAILVDEPVSSYIAAEEGIYYSLFSKEGAYPGNGLYKLALDGSKQVLLDAANSVENLSQTDEWLLITGYDSKHYLFEQRLNLLTDELSLMP is encoded by the coding sequence ATGGGGAAAGTAGAACTTTTTTTATTACCAGTAATCAAACGAATCGTATTTTTTTTCGTACCATTATGGTTGCTCCTGTTCGTAGTGTACGAATTGATTTTTGATCTCGACATGGGGAATGCTTGGCACAGCCTCACCTTTTATGTATCTCTGATCAGCCTTACGAACTTCGGAGGCTATCGCCATAAAATGATGGAGGAGCCAATCCCGGACTTCGAAATGATTGAGACCTACAGCAGCGCGAGATGGAAAACGATCAGTAATACTGATCAGACCTTTGTATTTCGGCCCCGCTTTGATTTTCCGTATAATCTGATGAGCGGAGAGACCGTAAAAGTCGACCGTGTAGATGGGAAAGTAAAAGTGGAAGGGCCAGCTTATTATGTGGATAGTTGGGTCCGCGATTATAAAGGAAAGCGAAATCCGATCAGGAACCGGTTTGCGCTTGTAGTGATTCCAGCAATGGTCATTGTGCTGTTGCTTGCGCCGATATTATACGGAACAGGAGTCATTGCGGATTGGAAAATCATGTACCACAACCATCGCGCAAGGGATGTCGATAGAATCGTAATTGCCGATGCTGCGGCATCAGGGAACACGGAAAACAACAGCATTAATGATGGCTTTGCTGTAACGTATGCTGACCGGATTTTTTTGGTTCGTGATAACTTGGATCTTGTGAGTATTTCGGATGATTTTCAGGAACAAAATTATCTGATCGATAAAACTTCCGGATCGGGCATCAGCCGTTTGAATATCGTTGAAAGTTGGATTTTTTACACAGAGGGGAAAAACCTGAACAGAATGCGTTTGGATGGAACCGAAAAGGAAACCATCTACAAGGCAGGCTACTTGTTGGATGTACATGTCATCGGAAATGACATTTATTTCATCAGTTTTATGGATCGTTTTGCGGTGCACCGGATGGATGTGAATGGGCAGAACTTGGAGAGGTTTATAGATAAAGATGTGATCGATATCGCCATTATTGAGGGGAGACTGTTCTACAGCTACGAAGAGGATGGCACGGGCGCTCTCGAAAGCGTTGATTTGGACGGGAAAAATAGGAAACTCGAACTGGAAAAGCCGATCCAAGACCTCGTTTATGCCGGGGATACATTTTATTTTCTAGGGTTCGATGACAATAAGCTCTACAGTTATTCGGGTGAAGCGGGCACTGCTCCTGCGATCTTGGTGGATGAACCTGTATCGTCCTATATTGCAGCAGAGGAAGGCATCTACTATTCTTTGTTTTCGAAAGAGGGCGCGTATCCTGGAAACGGCCTGTATAAATTAGCATTAGACGGTTCGAAACAGGTGTTGTTGGATGCTGCGAACAGCGTAGAAAATTTGAGCCAAACCGATGAATGGCTGCTCATTACGGGCTATGACAGCAAGCATTACTTGTTCGAACAACGACTCAATCTCTTGACGGATGAGTTAAGTTTGATGCCGTGA
- a CDS encoding cyclophilin-like fold protein — MPSMTIKIGNTRYTVSLNDNATTQALTQKLPMTLKMDELNGNEKFHYLSETLPTDSQRVGRIKAGDVMLYGSDCLVIFYKDFSTSYSYTPIGQIKNTAGLVQALGRGSAEITFSN, encoded by the coding sequence ATGCCATCAATGACAATCAAAATCGGAAACACCCGTTATACTGTGTCGCTGAATGACAATGCGACAACGCAGGCACTGACCCAAAAGTTGCCGATGACTCTAAAAATGGATGAACTTAATGGGAATGAAAAATTTCATTATCTTTCTGAGACCTTGCCAACGGACTCCCAACGAGTCGGCAGAATCAAAGCCGGGGATGTGATGCTGTACGGTTCCGACTGTCTGGTTATTTTCTACAAAGATTTTTCGACCTCTTACAGCTACACTCCGATCGGACAGATTAAAAATACAGCAGGGCTTGTGCAAGCCCTTGGCCGCGGAAGCGCAGAGATCACATTCAGTAACTGA
- a CDS encoding SDR family NAD(P)-dependent oxidoreductase, whose translation MGDAMKNNGIKFGKYFKEYRFSNVMAMIKNNSKSPLICLDDCKGKLVVITGATSGIGYAAARKFASKGADLICINRNKERSEALKHEIEGAYKVKCDYILADFSSMADTHKSANSLLELEKPIDIIIHNAGIYLTKRQITSNGIEKVFMVNYLSSFIMNYILKDKLKSQGKCRIILVNSEGHRFAAWGMRFDDLDWSKRRYSGLKSYGTAKLAELLAMIKFDEYFRGSGVTINAMHPGAVKTATGQDNGPLYKWFKKNVLDKALNPVSVAAEAIYYLGVSEDTETCSGEFFNLTTLEEPAPPALDVENARVLWEISLKMGNLNE comes from the coding sequence TTGGGTGACGCTATGAAAAATAATGGGATAAAATTCGGGAAATATTTTAAAGAATATCGTTTTTCCAATGTGATGGCCATGATAAAAAACAACTCTAAAAGCCCGCTGATTTGTTTGGATGATTGCAAGGGCAAGTTGGTTGTCATAACGGGTGCTACTTCTGGAATTGGCTATGCCGCTGCCAGAAAGTTTGCCTCAAAAGGTGCTGATTTGATTTGTATCAACAGAAACAAAGAGCGCTCGGAGGCTTTGAAGCATGAAATTGAGGGTGCGTATAAAGTGAAGTGTGATTATATTTTGGCTGATTTCAGCAGCATGGCTGATACACACAAATCGGCTAATAGTTTGCTGGAACTGGAGAAACCAATTGATATCATTATTCATAATGCTGGCATTTATCTTACAAAGCGACAAATCACTTCAAATGGAATCGAGAAAGTCTTTATGGTCAACTACCTTTCGTCTTTTATCATGAACTACATCTTAAAAGATAAACTAAAATCCCAGGGGAAATGTCGCATTATATTGGTAAACTCAGAAGGTCACCGCTTTGCGGCTTGGGGGATGCGTTTTGATGATCTGGATTGGTCAAAAAGGCGTTATTCCGGTTTGAAAAGCTACGGTACGGCCAAACTCGCTGAACTCTTAGCGATGATAAAATTTGATGAGTATTTCCGAGGCTCGGGTGTAACCATCAATGCGATGCATCCTGGAGCTGTAAAAACAGCCACAGGACAGGATAATGGTCCATTGTACAAGTGGTTCAAGAAGAATGTATTGGACAAAGCTTTAAACCCTGTTTCGGTTGCAGCAGAGGCTATATACTATTTAGGGGTTTCTGAAGATACGGAAACATGCAGTGGTGAATTTTTCAATCTGACAACGCTTGAAGAACCTGCTCCACCAGCGCTGGATGTTGAAAATGCAAGAGTTCTGTGGGAAATAAGTTTGAAAATGGGGAATTTGAATGAATAA
- a CDS encoding NAD(P)/FAD-dependent oxidoreductase: MNNAEQKRYDVLIVGGGLAGLTSAVFLSQAGKKILLIEKNAEFGGLVNSFERDGFVFDAGVRAILGVVLAMLKDLELDIEVVSSKVSLGVEDKIIGIEGSNSVGEYRDLLVSLYPDSVEDIDKFIEVMIRIMKLIDIIYGIDNPLFKDIKKDKAYFLKELLPWLPKFMFAMSRIERLSKPSDEYLKELIENPSLIDIISQHFFKGTPTFFALSYFTLYSSYVYPKGGTGKLAEALVEKIQAFNGDILPNTVVKKIHADQQVIVDENNNEYYYEDLVWAADLKTFYTITDLGNLAPKIRDKFEKTKALMAKGRPSESVFSLYLEVDLPVSYFKESFNGHLFYTPSRKGLGNINKSELKGMLEKWGETDKTEVLSWLDRFLEYNTYEIAIPAIRDPELAPEGKTGLIVSLLMEAELFYKVEEAGWYEAFRKEIENKIISVLSESLCPELKDKVEKQFSFTPLSIENRVGSTGGAIVGWSFEAPIPVVYKMQQVNKSVLTPIPNIYQVGQWAYNPAGTPTCIITGKLAADRITKKNK, encoded by the coding sequence ATGAATAATGCGGAACAAAAAAGATATGATGTCCTAATTGTAGGCGGAGGACTTGCCGGGCTTACGTCTGCGGTGTTTCTTTCTCAAGCAGGCAAGAAAATTTTGCTTATAGAAAAAAATGCCGAATTTGGTGGATTGGTAAATTCATTTGAAAGGGATGGTTTTGTTTTTGATGCTGGAGTCAGAGCCATTTTAGGAGTCGTTTTAGCTATGCTGAAAGATTTGGAGCTTGATATCGAGGTTGTCTCAAGCAAGGTTTCCCTTGGCGTTGAGGATAAAATCATCGGCATTGAAGGCTCAAATTCTGTTGGCGAATATAGAGATTTGTTGGTGAGCCTATATCCTGATAGCGTGGAGGATATCGATAAATTCATAGAAGTTATGATCAGAATAATGAAGCTGATTGATATCATCTATGGCATTGATAATCCATTATTTAAAGATATCAAGAAAGACAAAGCATATTTTTTAAAAGAACTTTTGCCATGGCTGCCGAAGTTTATGTTTGCAATGAGCAGGATTGAAAGGCTTTCCAAACCTAGTGATGAGTATCTCAAAGAACTCATTGAAAATCCGTCCCTTATAGATATCATTTCACAACATTTTTTTAAAGGCACACCAACATTTTTTGCATTGAGTTATTTCACATTGTACAGCAGCTATGTGTATCCGAAAGGGGGTACAGGCAAGCTTGCCGAAGCATTAGTGGAAAAAATACAAGCGTTCAATGGTGACATACTCCCGAATACGGTTGTAAAAAAAATCCATGCCGACCAACAGGTGATTGTCGATGAGAACAACAACGAATACTATTATGAAGACCTTGTTTGGGCTGCAGACCTAAAAACTTTTTACACTATTACTGATTTGGGTAACCTGGCCCCCAAAATAAGGGATAAGTTTGAAAAAACAAAGGCATTGATGGCAAAAGGCAGGCCTAGCGAATCTGTCTTCTCGCTATATTTGGAAGTTGATTTGCCGGTGTCTTATTTTAAGGAGTCCTTCAATGGGCATCTGTTTTACACACCATCCAGAAAAGGGTTGGGCAACATCAATAAAAGTGAACTTAAGGGAATGCTGGAAAAATGGGGAGAGACGGATAAAACAGAAGTTCTTTCCTGGTTGGATCGTTTCCTGGAATACAACACTTATGAAATAGCCATCCCGGCTATAAGAGATCCTGAGCTGGCCCCGGAAGGCAAAACGGGTTTGATAGTCAGCCTGCTTATGGAGGCGGAATTATTCTATAAAGTTGAAGAAGCTGGCTGGTATGAAGCGTTCAGAAAGGAAATTGAAAATAAAATAATCAGTGTGCTTTCTGAAAGCTTATGCCCTGAGTTAAAAGACAAAGTGGAGAAGCAATTTTCCTTTACACCTTTAAGCATTGAAAACAGAGTTGGGAGTACTGGTGGGGCTATAGTAGGATGGTCTTTTGAAGCCCCGATCCCGGTTGTTTATAAAATGCAGCAAGTGAACAAATCAGTGCTTACGCCTATTCCTAATATTTATCAAGTAGGTCAATGGGCATATAATCCAGCCGGAACACCTACCTGTATCATTACAGGTAAATTAGCCGCCGACAGGATAACCAAAAAAAACAAGTGA
- a CDS encoding nuclear transport factor 2 family protein, with amino-acid sequence MEEFKMEKEQRLTLDLVKELWSKTYNTDGKPDWSHILPYYDDNIYFRDTIQEIRGIVEFKEMTDRLTERSKDLNMKLVKAVQQGNDIFMEWEMTISYKKYPSSILYGLSRLTINEHGRIIEQRDYYDLWGDIFDNIPSFGKKYRKFMKKKFG; translated from the coding sequence ATGGAAGAATTTAAAATGGAAAAAGAGCAAAGACTCACACTGGATCTTGTAAAAGAACTCTGGTCAAAAACCTATAATACCGATGGAAAGCCTGATTGGTCACACATCTTACCTTATTATGACGATAATATTTACTTTAGAGATACAATACAGGAGATCAGAGGTATTGTGGAATTCAAGGAAATGACGGATAGACTGACAGAACGCTCAAAAGATTTGAATATGAAATTGGTTAAAGCTGTGCAACAGGGGAATGATATATTTATGGAATGGGAGATGACAATCAGCTATAAGAAATATCCCAGCTCCATCTTATACGGTCTTTCAAGATTAACCATAAATGAGCACGGCAGAATTATTGAGCAACGAGATTATTATGATCTGTGGGGAGATATATTTGATAACATCCCGTCATTCGGTAAAAAGTACAGAAAATTCATGAAGAAAAAATTTGGGTGA
- a CDS encoding DsrE family protein, with translation MKLGIIIETKEYEKSWNAMRFAVTAKKTGHEVKVFLMGEAVEIENMTHEKYDVAAQVQAFDELDGEILACGTCLKSRNMEGSDVCPISTMIDCVQMVEWADKVVTF, from the coding sequence ATGAAATTAGGAATCATCATCGAAACGAAAGAATACGAAAAATCTTGGAACGCCATGAGGTTCGCCGTGACCGCGAAGAAGACCGGACATGAAGTGAAAGTATTCCTGATGGGCGAAGCCGTCGAAATCGAAAACATGACCCATGAAAAATACGATGTGGCCGCACAAGTGCAGGCTTTCGATGAACTTGACGGCGAAATATTGGCTTGCGGCACGTGCCTGAAGTCGCGCAACATGGAAGGCTCGGATGTTTGCCCCATCAGCACCATGATCGATTGCGTCCAGATGGTCGAGTGGGCGGACAAGGTCGTTACTTTCTAA
- a CDS encoding helix-turn-helix domain-containing protein produces MAIQYSKLFKLLEERNILRTELQKGIGISSATMAKLTKNEPVSLKVIEDICGFLHCQPGDIMAMEQRSERPLLKLLREEKEMKLKGGLYHQTQIKLAYNSNRIEGSILSEEQTRYIYETNTIAMPKEEATPVDDIIETINHFQCFDYMIDVADQELTENMIKAFHRLLKSNTSDSRKEWFKVGDYKAKPNMVGDNRTVSPAKVKGEMAKLLADYASLETVQFEDIIAFHHQFESIHPFQDGNGRVGRIILFKECLRWGIVPFVIDERHKLFYYRGLKEFETAKGYLMDTCYSAQDEYKKLVDYFMEE; encoded by the coding sequence ATGGCAATCCAGTACAGTAAATTATTTAAACTCCTTGAGGAGAGAAACATCCTAAGAACAGAATTACAAAAGGGGATCGGGATTTCCTCGGCAACGATGGCAAAGCTGACCAAGAATGAGCCTGTTTCTTTAAAAGTCATCGAGGACATCTGCGGTTTTCTGCATTGCCAGCCGGGAGATATCATGGCGATGGAACAGCGGTCGGAACGTCCATTGCTGAAGCTTTTGAGGGAAGAAAAAGAAATGAAGTTGAAGGGCGGACTGTATCATCAGACCCAAATCAAACTTGCCTATAACTCCAATCGGATAGAAGGAAGCATCCTATCGGAAGAGCAGACGCGCTATATTTACGAAACGAATACAATTGCAATGCCGAAGGAAGAAGCTACTCCTGTCGATGACATCATTGAAACAATCAACCATTTCCAATGCTTTGATTATATGATTGACGTGGCGGATCAGGAATTGACGGAGAATATGATCAAAGCCTTCCATCGCTTGCTCAAATCGAACACTTCCGACAGCAGAAAAGAATGGTTCAAGGTTGGGGATTATAAGGCAAAACCGAATATGGTCGGCGACAACCGAACCGTTTCCCCAGCAAAAGTGAAGGGTGAGATGGCTAAATTACTAGCAGATTATGCCTCCCTGGAGACCGTACAATTCGAGGACATCATTGCATTTCATCATCAGTTCGAATCGATCCATCCGTTTCAGGACGGCAATGGCAGAGTTGGACGAATCATTCTGTTCAAGGAATGCTTGCGCTGGGGAATAGTGCCGTTTGTCATCGATGAACGCCATAAACTGTTTTATTACCGAGGCCTGAAGGAATTCGAAACAGCGAAAGGGTATCTGATGGATACGTGCTACTCAGCGCAGGATGAATACAAAAAGCTGGTTGATTATTTTATGGAGGAATAG
- a CDS encoding alpha/beta hydrolase, which yields MTEHTYRTFILSDKVTVEQVTFKNRYGITVAADLYLSKDIDTSQKYPALIVGTPYGGVKEQGAGIYAQNMAERGFVAIAFDESYNGESSGAPRHVSSPDIFAEDFSAAVDYIGTRPFVDRDKIGVIGICGSGGFAVTAAQVDTRIKAVATVSMYDMSRVMRYGWADSMTDEQRTQLFDQLGEQRWKDFQGNEPELTPTFPSEPVDSIPEGMDPISSEFFGYYAMKRGFHPNSIGAFTKTSAMDFMNFPLMNYIQTISPRPILFIIGEHAHSRYFSEDAYKMAAEPKELFEIAGAGHVDLYDRTDLIPFDKLESFFTENL from the coding sequence ATGACAGAGCATACTTACAGAACTTTTATACTCAGCGACAAGGTAACGGTTGAGCAAGTCACTTTTAAAAACCGCTACGGCATAACCGTTGCAGCGGATTTATACTTATCTAAGGACATCGACACATCCCAAAAATATCCTGCACTTATCGTCGGCACCCCTTATGGCGGCGTCAAGGAGCAAGGTGCAGGGATTTATGCGCAGAATATGGCGGAACGCGGATTTGTTGCGATCGCGTTCGATGAATCATATAACGGTGAAAGCAGCGGCGCGCCAAGACACGTATCGTCTCCGGACATCTTTGCCGAAGACTTCAGCGCTGCCGTCGATTACATCGGCACGCGTCCATTTGTGGACAGGGACAAAATCGGTGTGATTGGCATCTGCGGCAGCGGCGGGTTTGCAGTGACAGCGGCGCAGGTCGACACGCGGATCAAAGCAGTTGCGACAGTAAGCATGTACGATATGAGCCGGGTGATGCGCTACGGTTGGGCAGACAGCATGACGGATGAGCAACGCACACAGCTTTTTGACCAACTGGGTGAGCAACGTTGGAAAGATTTCCAGGGCAATGAACCGGAATTGACGCCTACTTTCCCAAGCGAGCCTGTGGATTCTATCCCTGAAGGAATGGATCCGATCAGCAGTGAATTCTTCGGCTATTATGCGATGAAACGCGGATTCCACCCGAATTCGATCGGCGCGTTCACGAAGACGAGCGCCATGGATTTCATGAACTTCCCGTTGATGAACTACATCCAGACGATTTCTCCTAGACCGATCCTGTTCATCATCGGTGAGCATGCGCATTCGAGATATTTCAGCGAGGATGCCTACAAAATGGCGGCCGAACCGAAAGAACTGTTTGAAATTGCCGGCGCCGGCCACGTGGATCTGTACGACAGAACGGATCTGATCCCGTTCGATAAGCTGGAGTCGTTCTTTACGGAGAATCTGTAA
- the rsgA gene encoding ribosome small subunit-dependent GTPase A, translating into MPDKLTNLGFTDRFVQEATLYPDLHPARVIAQYKELYRVVTAESEMLAEISGKMRHAAVDMSDYPAVGDFVMIDRNEGSQDHAIIHHKLTRKSVFIRKAAGKAHDVQVVAANIDIVFICMSLNNDFNLRRLERYLAIAWDSGATPVIVLTKADLCADIPEKLREIETIAFGVDVLVTSSLSEDGYTAVLKYITLGQTVIFIGSSGVGKSTLINRILGEDLNETREIRRDDKGRHATTNRELFLIPTGGCIIDTPGMRELGLESANLARTFVDIDELAAQCKFKDCKHENEPGCMVRKAIEDGTLTEERLQSYLKLKKEAKYEGMNSKQIEKEKISTMFSDFGGIKNARKFAKSKNKEK; encoded by the coding sequence ATGCCTGACAAATTAACAAATCTGGGATTCACGGACCGGTTCGTGCAGGAGGCGACCCTTTATCCGGACCTGCATCCGGCCAGAGTCATCGCGCAGTACAAGGAATTGTACCGGGTTGTGACCGCTGAATCGGAGATGTTGGCGGAAATATCCGGGAAAATGCGCCATGCTGCAGTCGATATGTCGGACTATCCGGCAGTTGGCGATTTTGTGATGATCGACCGGAACGAGGGAAGCCAGGACCATGCCATCATCCACCACAAACTGACAAGGAAAAGCGTCTTTATCCGGAAAGCAGCCGGAAAAGCGCATGATGTTCAGGTTGTGGCGGCGAACATCGATATTGTCTTCATTTGTATGTCGCTCAACAATGATTTCAATCTGCGGAGGCTCGAACGCTACCTTGCGATCGCATGGGACAGCGGGGCAACGCCGGTGATTGTGCTGACGAAAGCGGATCTGTGCGCGGATATCCCGGAAAAGTTGCGTGAAATCGAGACGATCGCTTTCGGAGTCGATGTGCTGGTCACGTCGAGCCTGAGCGAGGACGGATACACGGCCGTGCTAAAATACATCACACTGGGCCAGACCGTTATCTTCATCGGCTCATCCGGTGTCGGAAAGTCAACCTTGATCAACCGGATCCTTGGGGAAGACCTGAACGAAACGCGGGAAATCAGAAGAGACGACAAAGGCCGGCACGCCACCACAAACCGGGAACTGTTCCTCATTCCGACGGGTGGCTGCATCATCGATACGCCGGGCATGCGCGAACTCGGTTTGGAGAGCGCAAACTTGGCGAGGACGTTTGTCGACATCGATGAATTGGCAGCACAATGCAAATTCAAGGATTGCAAGCACGAAAACGAGCCAGGCTGCATGGTCAGGAAGGCCATAGAGGATGGCACACTGACCGAAGAACGGCTGCAGAGCTACCTAAAGCTCAAGAAGGAAGCCAAGTATGAGGGCATGAATTCCAAACAGATCGAAAAAGAGAAAATCAGCACCATGTTTTCCGACTTCGGAGGCATCAAGAACGCGAGGAAATTCGCTAAGTCAAAAAATAAGGAAAAATAA